CCACAGTTTTGTAAGACTGAAGTCTACAGTTAAATAAATAATAAGCCTACGTAGGCTTATTATTTATTTTGTGGCTACTGAGTCTTTTCAGAAATCAAATATGATTCCTATATACCAATTATGGTATTCAGTTCTCTTAATAATACAAAATCCAAATTTATACAGAGCTTTTGTCTGGAATCCGTTTTTGTCGCTTTATCTCTTTTGTCAAATCTTTATCAGTAAAGTATTCTTTAGCGTGGTTGAAATAACTATTAGATTCATTTTTATCAATGATACCATTCACAACTAAACCTAAGACGTTGTGACTGGATCTCTGTAGCATTTCTTGAGCGGCAACTGCACTGTTAGAATCAATTACCCCAGGTCGAGCTACTAACAAAATTCCATCGGTCATCTGGCTTAAAGTCAAAGCATCGGCTGCCAAAAGTAGGGGAGGAGCATCAATAATTACAAAATCATAGTTATATTGAGATGAGAAATTTTCAATTAGTGATGCCATCCGTTGTGAGTCAAGCAAAGCAAGTGGGCTGGGAGGTCTGGCTCCAGCAGTTAAAACATCAAGGTTATCCATTACTTTAGATACAGCAATCTCAAATTCAGCCTGATCTATAAGAACCTCACTTAAACCAACTGAATTGCTTAGTTGCCAAAGATGATGCTGAGAAGGAACTCTCATATCTGCATCAATTAGTAAAACCTGACGTCCTAATTCAGCGATCGCCGCCGCTAAATTCGCTGAAACTGTTGACTTGCCTTCTTTAGGAACTGCGCTAGTTACCACAATAGTTTTGAGCCCTTTATCTGAACTCAGGAATTTCAGATTGGCTTGAATCATCCGGTACATTTCACTCGTCAAAGAGTGAGGCGTATCTCTGACAGCAATTGTTTGAGTTGTTGATCCCGCGTTTAAATAACGAGAACGAGCTTTTTTAACAGACAAAGGAACAATTCCCAGCAAAGTATATCCAAATACATCTCTAACTTCTTTAAGTGTTTGTAGAGATCTATCTCTCATACCTAGAAATAGGACAGTTGTAGTGGCGAAAAATAAACCGAACATCACTCCTAGCACCAATACAATAGTTTTTTTGAGTAATACTGGTTGTTTAGGTACTAAAGCCTGAGCAATAATCCGCGAACTGGCTGTATTTGTATTCTCAACTAACTGTAGTTCTTGAACCTTTTTCAAAAGAGTTTGATATGTGGATTCTGCAACTTCAACTTTTCGTTCTAACTCCCTCTCATTTTGTGCCAACTGGGGTATAATTTTCACTCGTTGCTCATAGCTGGAACGTGAGTTATACAGAGATGAGAGTCTTTTAGTTAAGCCAAAGCGCTGTATTTCTGATTGCAGAAAATTTTGTATTAAGCTTTGTCTGAGTTGTCCAATCTGCAATAGGCTCTGGGGAACTTGTGTCTTATTGCCAACAGTCTGACTAATTTTCTGTTGCAAGAGAGATTCTAAACTAGCTTTTTTTGCTTCTAGATTAATAATTACGGGGTTGTCATCCAGGAATCGGCTGTGCTCAACGGCTAACTGTCGCTCGGTGTCTTGAAGTTGCGACAGAACTCCCTGTACAGCAGGGGATTGACTGAGAGTACTGACAGCGATCGCTTCCTGAGAGTTTAGCTCAACTTTCTGGCGCAGTTCATTGGTCTGGGCATTTACCTCATCCAGTTGAGCCTTGACAGTATTCATGTCATTGTCTAAATTTCCAATAGTTGCAACGGCTGACTTTGTCTCCTCCGATAAATCTGCAATCTGATGCTTTTGTTTAAATATACGTAGTGCTACTTCCGCATTATTAACAGCAGCTTGAGTTTTTGGAAGCTGCTTGGCCATAAATTGACGAGTTGCTGCTGCCTCAGAGCGGTTTGTCAGAATATCATTTTCTAAATACAAACTCATAACTGTGTTGACTACTGCCGCAGCTTCTTCGGGGTCAGGGCTGCTATAGGTAATTCGCAATACATCTGTACCACCAATAACTTTCAGGGTCAGTTTCTTCTGTAGCTTTTCTACCTCCAAAGGTTCACCTTCGTTGTCTTTGAGTTTTAGTTTGTCTATTGTCCTCTGCAATAAGCTAGGAGAAGTAATAACTTCTATCTGAGTGCTTACAGGATTTTGAGTTGCGACCAAAGCTTTCAAATCTCCTGAGTCTCCTCCTTCAGAGGAACCGGGGGAAAGATTACTTCCTGCTACCTTAAAAGAAGGAACTCTGAATAAAAGTTTTCCTTCTGCTTCATAAGATGGCTTCATAAATTTTGTAGCTATAGCACTCAGTACAACTGTAGCCACAAATATACTGACAGCAGGCAGCCACCACCGTTTCAATATCAGTAAGTAACGATTAAGGTCTAAATCAATAGATTCTCTAGATTCCATAGATTTTTCTGACATATATCTTCCAAAGTACAGGTCTTAAGCAAGAAACTAAAAATTGACTTAGAGCAATCCTAAAACAGTGCAATTGATTAAGACTGATATGATTTGACAATATTATAAACTATATTAAGTTACAAAGTTAAAAATCTACTCTCTATTTAGACATAAATGTGCCACAATATCGTATACTCCACTGGTGAGTAGAAGCTTCGTTAAATTTGGGATTTAAGGTTAACTCAAGGTTTTCTAAAGTACATTACAATAGCATAATTTGACCCTTTAGGAACAGGAGGTTAAGTTAATAATTAATTTTGCGCCATTAACCATTTATTAAAATTTATTTCTGGATTGTCAAAGACTTGAATTTTTTCATTAAATACTAACATACATTGTTCATAACCTTTGTAAAATCACTCATGCTAGCTAAAGTCTCCTCTGTCAAGTAAAGACTTTACATTTAGTCATTTGGTGTTTTTGAGCAGACTCGCTTGGTATAGTGATTCTGAAATTTAAATTGAGCTACTAGCTTTGCCAAGTTTTATCATAAGCTTCTAATAGTTTGGGGGCTTGATACTGCCACTCAAGAATCCCCTCCATTCTACGTCGTCCTTCGGCTCCTATCTTTTCTCTAAGTTCAGGATCATCTAGAAGCTTCAGAATTTTCTCAGCAAATTCCACCTCATCATTAGGCTTGGCATAAAGAGATGCTTCCTGTGCAGAACGTCTTCCCTCTCGCAAATCAAACTGGACAATTGCTTTTCCCATCGCCATGTATTCGAGGATTTTATTCATAGTACAATTTTCGTTATAAGCAGAGGTTGGAGAAGGTTCTACACAAACGTCGCAACTGGAAAGCCGCTCTAAAAGTTCTTCTCCTTGCTTAAACCCTGTAAATTCTACAAATTCAGTTACTCCTAACTCTTGAGATAAGGCTTTGAGTTTTCCAATAGCAGGGCCGCTACCAATTAACATAAAGTGAATATCGGAACGATTTTTTTTCTTGACAATGTAATATACCATTCTCAATAGATAATCAATTCCTTCTGGTTCGCCCATTACACCCATATACCCTATCAAGTAGCTTCTTCCTCTACGGTAATTCGGGTTCTGAGGCATTCTGTGAAAGCGCGAAAGGTCAGGCGCACTACGAACGACAAAGACCTTCTCTGGTTTCTTTTGCCCACGCTTAAGAGCTACCTCCCGATGCGACTCATTCGTTGAAATTACCATGTCTGCTGTTGCATAGGTTAAGCGTTCAGCCCAACGTAATCCATGATAAAAAATATCACGCCTTTGATATTTAGCTTCATACATTTCCGGGCTGAGGTCATGATGATCAAAAATAACCCCTGTGCCATGAAACAATTTAAACCATCCTGCTACTAAGAAAAGTAAGTCTGGTGGATTACAAATATGGATAACATCAAAACCACGCTCTCGCCATACCCGTTGAGCTAGACGGAATTGCCAGTTAATCGCCCAACTGTACTCTCGAAGATATCCAATAACAGAACTTTCTTCCGGCGGTAGAGGATGACGGTAAATATGAATATGCTCAATCACCTCATAGTCTTTGTCAAAACCATTACCTGTGGGTGAAATTACAGTAACTTCATACCCAGCTTTTTGCAAAGTAGTTGCTTCCATCCATACCCGCCGATCAAATGGGACTGGCAGATTTTCAACGATAATTAGTACTTTCTTAGGCGATGCCATAGTAATCTCAATTCTTTATTACGTTAGTAAAACAATTGTTGATTTTAAAATCTACTTTTTTCTTTGGAGAAGTAAGTTTTAATCATTCCTGGCAACATTGGTCTAAATAATCTGTATATCTATCTTGATTTTCAGAGCTTATAGTCTTGCAATTTATGGCTAGTTTACACTCATGTTATTGAGCATCTGAATTTAGGACTGAATGATATAAATCAAGGAAAGAAAACCAATGATTTTTGATATCAAGAGCAAAAACACTTGTTCTTGCTTTAGATCCCAAAGAAAGCCTTAGAGTCTCATTTTCAATCAAAGACTTAATAGCATCTGATAACTGCTGAACATCACCTGGATTAACAATTAATCCATTTTCCGAATGAGTAACTATTTCAGGTATACCTCCTACTGGTGTAACTATGACTGCTAACTCACAAGCCATTGCTTCCAGCATTGCTAATGGAAGACCTTCATTGTAAGATGGCAACACAAAAATATTGGCTTGAGTTAGAAGGATATCACGTTTATCTGACCCTATCCACCCAGGCAAGGTTATGTAGTCTTCTAGATTTAAAGTTGTAACTAAATTGCGCGCTTGTTCTATATCTCCATCTCCTGCCATAATCAGACTTGATGTTGTTTGATATTCAGTAGGCAAAAGAGAAAAGGCTTTGATCAAATCAAATGCTCCTTTCCGTTTACCAATTCTTCCTAAAAAAAGTAAGTTTAATTTTTTAGATAATGAACGGTGCGGAACTTCAGCAGGAACTTTTACTGGATTATAAAAAACTACAACTTGTTCAGGTTTTAAACCAAGGTTTTCTATATAGAAGTTCTTCCAACTTTCTGATAAGACGATT
This Nostoc sp. KVJ3 DNA region includes the following protein-coding sequences:
- a CDS encoding GumC family protein — protein: MSEKSMESRESIDLDLNRYLLILKRWWLPAVSIFVATVVLSAIATKFMKPSYEAEGKLLFRVPSFKVAGSNLSPGSSEGGDSGDLKALVATQNPVSTQIEVITSPSLLQRTIDKLKLKDNEGEPLEVEKLQKKLTLKVIGGTDVLRITYSSPDPEEAAAVVNTVMSLYLENDILTNRSEAAATRQFMAKQLPKTQAAVNNAEVALRIFKQKHQIADLSEETKSAVATIGNLDNDMNTVKAQLDEVNAQTNELRQKVELNSQEAIAVSTLSQSPAVQGVLSQLQDTERQLAVEHSRFLDDNPVIINLEAKKASLESLLQQKISQTVGNKTQVPQSLLQIGQLRQSLIQNFLQSEIQRFGLTKRLSSLYNSRSSYEQRVKIIPQLAQNERELERKVEVAESTYQTLLKKVQELQLVENTNTASSRIIAQALVPKQPVLLKKTIVLVLGVMFGLFFATTTVLFLGMRDRSLQTLKEVRDVFGYTLLGIVPLSVKKARSRYLNAGSTTQTIAVRDTPHSLTSEMYRMIQANLKFLSSDKGLKTIVVTSAVPKEGKSTVSANLAAAIAELGRQVLLIDADMRVPSQHHLWQLSNSVGLSEVLIDQAEFEIAVSKVMDNLDVLTAGARPPSPLALLDSQRMASLIENFSSQYNYDFVIIDAPPLLLAADALTLSQMTDGILLVARPGVIDSNSAVAAQEMLQRSSHNVLGLVVNGIIDKNESNSYFNHAKEYFTDKDLTKEIKRQKRIPDKSSV
- a CDS encoding glycosyltransferase family 4 protein is translated as MASPKKVLIIVENLPVPFDRRVWMEATTLQKAGYEVTVISPTGNGFDKDYEVIEHIHIYRHPLPPEESSVIGYLREYSWAINWQFRLAQRVWRERGFDVIHICNPPDLLFLVAGWFKLFHGTGVIFDHHDLSPEMYEAKYQRRDIFYHGLRWAERLTYATADMVISTNESHREVALKRGQKKPEKVFVVRSAPDLSRFHRMPQNPNYRRGRSYLIGYMGVMGEPEGIDYLLRMVYYIVKKKNRSDIHFMLIGSGPAIGKLKALSQELGVTEFVEFTGFKQGEELLERLSSCDVCVEPSPTSAYNENCTMNKILEYMAMGKAIVQFDLREGRRSAQEASLYAKPNDEVEFAEKILKLLDDPELREKIGAEGRRRMEGILEWQYQAPKLLEAYDKTWQS
- a CDS encoding glycosyltransferase family 4 protein; translated protein: MSNFNSFINTLTKGSQNIENVQSMGTAKSLKIILLGPSLLQQGGISNYEKLFLEYAPSEVQICHIVTHEEGTTAFKIIVFLNAVWKFLWMLINEEVDIIQLEISQRGSVLRQGIMTFLAWIFHKPIIIHAHGSQFHIFYAELAKWMQYLLNWVFCKCQRLIVLSESWKNFYIENLGLKPEQVVVFYNPVKVPAEVPHRSLSKKLNLLFLGRIGKRKGAFDLIKAFSLLPTEYQTTSSLIMAGDGDIEQARNLVTTLNLEDYITLPGWIGSDKRDILLTQANIFVLPSYNEGLPLAMLEAMACELAVIVTPVGGIPEIVTHSENGLIVNPGDVQQLSDAIKSLIENETLRLSLGSKARTSVFALDIKNHWFSFLDLYHSVLNSDAQ